The Thermodesulfovibrio sp. 3462-1 genome contains the following window.
AGACTAAAACAGGCATAGACAAATTAATAATAAATACAATTAAAGTTCCTTCAATTTTCTGGTGCATTGGAATAGCCCTTTATATAGGAATTGAAAGCTCAGAATTTCCTCAAAAATATAATTTATACATAATTAAAACGATTCATGTATTGATAATTCTATCAATAACTATACCTGTTGCTAATCTCGCTAATAGACTTTTTATGCGGTATGTGGAACGCTCATCAGTTTCTGTGCAGTCAACAGGTCTTTTAAATATAATAATAAAGAGTGCCGTCTATTTAATTGGTTTTATAATAATACTTAACATTTTTGGAATTTCCATAGCACCTCTTATAACAGCACTTGGTATAGGTGGATTAGCAGTTGCTCTTGCTCTTAAAGACACTCTTGAAAATCTCTTTGCCGGAATTCATATTATGGCAGAAAAAACAATAAGGATTGGTGATTTTATACGACTTGAAAATGGACAGGAAGGATATGTGGAGGATATTTCATGGAGAACTACAAGAATCAGAATGCTTTCAAATAATATGTTAATAATACCAAACAGCAAGCTTTCTCAAAGCATTGTGGTTAACTATTTTTTACCTGAAAAAAGAACGACTCTACAGATTCCAGTTAGTGTAAGTTATTCATCAGATCTTGAAAGAGTTGAGAAAATATTGCTTGAAGAAACAAAAAAGGCTTCAGTAGAAATTGAAGGACTACTTAGTGAACCCGAGCCAGTAGTAAGATTTATTCCCGGATTTGGTGAGAACTCTCTTAATTTTACTATTGTTTGTCAAATAAGAGAATTTGTTGATCAGTATAGTGTTCAGCATGAACTAAGAAAAAGAATATTTAAACGCTTCCAGGAAGAAAGAATTAGCATTAGCTGAGATTGAATTAGTAATAGAAAAGTTTGAATCTTTCTTATAGCTTTACTTAGCTCTTGGATGATGTTTAAGATACTCTTTACGAAGTCTATCCATTGAAACTTTAGTATAAACTTGAGTTGTAGATATGTCACTATGACCAAGCATTTTCTGTAGAGACCTTAAATCTGCACCACCTTCAAGCAAATGGGTTGCAAAGCTGTGTCTAATCATATGAGGTGTTACATTTACGCCTGCAATTTTCCCCATTACCTTGAGATTCTGCCAGAATCTCTGACGGGTCATTGCTTGTCCTCGATTATTAAGAAAAAGATAATCGGAAGCCTTCTTTTTAAGAAGCTTTGGTCTTAGCTCTATCAAATACTTTTTAATTTTATCTATTGAACGATAAACTATTGGAACAACTCTTTCTTTATCACCCTTACCTTTAACTCTTATAAATCCTGCTTCAAAGTTTATATCGCTCAATTTTAGATTAACAAGCTCACTGACCCTTAATCCTGAAGCATACATCAATTCAAGCATGGTAATATCTCTTAAGTAATATTTGCTTTGAAGCATCACTGAAAGAAGCTTTTTTATCTCATCAATTTCAAGAGCTTTTGGAAGTCTGAGCCATAGTTTTGGTGATTTAAGTCCCTCTGTTGGATCATGATTTATTAAATTTTCAAAGATCAAAAACCGAAAAAACTGCTTTAAAGAAGACAGGTTTCTCGCAATGGATGAAGAACTGTAGCCTTTTTCTTTCAAGCCTAAAAGGTAATTTACAACCAGTTGTTTTTCGCAATTTAAAGGTGAAATTTGCTGTTGCTGAAGATATAAACAAAATCCTTTCAAATCATTTTCATAGGACTTTACTGTATTTAT
Protein-coding sequences here:
- a CDS encoding mechanosensitive ion channel family protein is translated as MNIEKIAVLSIIVVAVAGVLLFARFFLFKILHHWGKKTKTGIDKLIINTIKVPSIFWCIGIALYIGIESSEFPQKYNLYIIKTIHVLIILSITIPVANLANRLFMRYVERSSVSVQSTGLLNIIIKSAVYLIGFIIILNIFGISIAPLITALGIGGLAVALALKDTLENLFAGIHIMAEKTIRIGDFIRLENGQEGYVEDISWRTTRIRMLSNNMLIIPNSKLSQSIVVNYFLPEKRTTLQIPVSVSYSSDLERVEKILLEETKKASVEIEGLLSEPEPVVRFIPGFGENSLNFTIVCQIREFVDQYSVQHELRKRIFKRFQEERISIS
- the xerD gene encoding site-specific tyrosine recombinase XerD — protein: MEQKEILKKFLNYCLTEKALSINTVKSYENDLKGFCLYLQQQQISPLNCEKQLVVNYLLGLKEKGYSSSSIARNLSSLKQFFRFLIFENLINHDPTEGLKSPKLWLRLPKALEIDEIKKLLSVMLQSKYYLRDITMLELMYASGLRVSELVNLKLSDINFEAGFIRVKGKGDKERVVPIVYRSIDKIKKYLIELRPKLLKKKASDYLFLNNRGQAMTRQRFWQNLKVMGKIAGVNVTPHMIRHSFATHLLEGGADLRSLQKMLGHSDISTTQVYTKVSMDRLRKEYLKHHPRAK